Genomic window (Helianthus annuus cultivar XRQ/B chromosome 3, HanXRQr2.0-SUNRISE, whole genome shotgun sequence):
ATTTTAGATACACCAAAATTTTAACGGGAACGCTCTAGTATTGAGAATCCCGCGTATACGATACctcgttgggtgttgttagtagtcgtttttggagcacgagtaggagcaggagtaaGGAAACTCTACATTAACGTGCCGTAGATAGtcttgaggtatactctcgtttaagtttatgtttagttatttattatttatttttagtagttaatattagttttattattagtaataatatattagtggtagtagtgttagtattatttttaggtactagggttattgtcagggacgggtattgggtagcctagccttagttaggcatggactgatcaaccatgcttaaacaaggtagggttaaccaatatccaaccataataatgactagttaggtgtaccattacctaacttaggattatgtaaattgtgtcaggaccttaAGATAGTACCTGATCATACTAGCAATTGTATCAACGGTTAGCTACTAGCAAGAGGTGAGTTTTATGAATGCTTTTCAAATGTGAACATGCTTGTCCTAAACTGTAATAATATGGCATGACTGTTGTACGCATGTATATAACCTGAGCATGACATACACATGATATTTGTGGTCCCTTATACGTACCGCTACGGCGGGATTTGTCGGTACTACACCTGTGGTGTAGTGGGTATTAACTGTATGGTTATGTAAGTTACGTGGTAACGTTGGGTTATGATAACATGGGCCGGTACAAGTCATGATTAAATAATGTGAATTGTAAATTGTGTATATTCATAAACTCACCAATGTAATATCTGACGTCTTTTAAGCATGTGTCACAGGAAATGATGGTTAGTCTTGGGCGAGTTGTTTATCTCGGATAGGCGTGACTAGTGAAACAAAGTATCTCAAACTTTCTTATCTGGTGGAAATTTTGCGTGATCAGCTAATAGTAGTTTGACCAAACTTTGTACCTTTAAGTTTCCAACTTTTGTACATTACCGTTTGTATCAATAACGTAAGTGTTTACTGGTAAGTTGGTATCAATTGTGTATGGTGCATCCTTATCTCGGTGTGGTGTCACAACTTATTTTTtgcttttattgttttttttttgtcggAACTTCGTCCGAACATTCCTACAAATTTCCGACCATATTTTTATTGGTCGGTAAATTGTCGGAAAGTAGTCGCTAaaatttgttttttctttttgttgGTATTCTGTTGGAAAATGGTCGGAATTTTCCGACCAAATTTGTTTTGTCGGAAATTTTGGTCAGAAATTGCCAGATTTCTAGTAGTGAAGCTAAAAGAAATTTCAAGATTAGAAAGCATAAAGACAACCATTAACACAACGTTTTACAAATGGTGCAATATGTAACTGGAAAGCTAAAAAGAAGttgcaaaaaagaaaaaaaatacacaCGTATTTATATTTGTTGACAACAATCTGTGATCATATGACAATCCTAGCCTTCACCACCAGTACATCCTTTCCTTTATGCAATGCTTATTGTTTCGGGTGCTTCATAATAGTGCTTTTTCTCCATGCAGAAGGGTGGATCCACATTTGACACTCGTTGCTGCGAATTAAGGTCACGAAGACGCTTCTCATGGGAAAGTATTTTGGCAAATCTGTGTCGAAGAAAAATACTCTCAATAAAGTAATTAATTAACTTTAGGGTTCACCAAATACTGTGTTGTAAAGATGCATACTTACTCTATGAGAGCCTCTTTGTTAGTTACATTCCTGCAGGGGATTAATTTTCCATCTTCCAAGTTAACCTTTGAAACTGTCTTTGTAAGTAACCTATTACCAACTTCAATCAAACTATTCATATTTTCCTTGGTAGCTTTGTCTAGTGGAGACAATGTCATATCCAAGCAATCCTCCTATGTTTTTCCACCGAATTTTTTTACATATGATTAATCAGTTGTATACTTTCATCTGTGAAGGAAGTGCGTAGTTGTAGTGAGTTAAAAATTGCACCTGGATGCGTAGGTAATTGTTTCGGACGTGATGGTTATGGAAAACAGCAGAAAGATGGATATCGACCATGTCAGTGCTAGCCTGAGTGAATATATCAACCAAGGGTTTCGAGCCATTGGCATTGAACCACCATCCAAACAAGCCCCATTTTGAAGCCTCCTCTGCTGTATACCCCCCTCCCATGTTGCAGTCGCCTGTCCCTAAAGATATGACCAAATATCGACCATACTCGGCTGGCTGAAGAATGGGAAAATCCGGATTTTTGCGATTGAGTTCTTTGGCAATTACACCCATTGCAATCTGAGTCTGTTAAAAATATAACAAAAACTTAAACAACTAATCTCCAGAAGGGTTGCCGTAAATGTTCTCCTCCCTTCATTTTTACTGGTTATACCCCCTTCAAATTGTTAAATCATTAATATTTTCCCTTTCAACGACAAAAATCTCTTGAGTCGATGTTTTCAGGGGTACGGTAAAGTTTAAGAGGGTACGTTTAGCCAACCTGCAATCTAACAAAATCTCCATTTGGTGTTTCAGATGAAATCATTTTTGTCAAAATGCAAGAAACAAGATATAAGAAAACTAGTGAGTGTTAAATGGCCCGGCCCATTTGTCATCATTGTTCATACCATATTttgtttcttcattttttttgttgattttaaacTTCACGCTGAGACGGTTAACAAAGAGTAAGCAAGTAAAGAATGTGTAGTTTAAACATGGGCTGTTTATTTCAAAATAAAACAATGCTAAAGTATTGTTACCGGATTATTTGCTGCCACACCACCATCAATAAGGTTAAACTCATGCATCTCTCCATTGTGTTCGGTCACAAAATGATGAGGAGGAAGATAAGTTGGCGCCGCTGAGGTTGCCATACAAATATCGGACAACTTGGCGTTCATGTGTGGTTTTTCCATAGCCTAGCAACATAAGGCGCTGGGCATATCAGACCTTTTATGTTTATAGTGAAAGGATCAAATATGACAAAATGATATACAAATAAGTAGACTAATTAGGTTTGAACCAGTTTAGTTTTATTAAGTTACAATTTTAAAATTGTGTGAAAATAATTACTCTAGTTGAAGCTTAATTACTCGAGTTATCTGTACAAGAACCCACCCTTATGTTTACAAACCTTATGTTTAATAGCACTAATCATAAATTGTACGATCATCGAAGAAGAAAATATAAAGAAGATGAAACCTCATAGCTGGAAAAGATGATGGGCTGGAGTCTTTTGATGTCAAAGGTAGGAATAACTACATTAGTTAATGTATCTCCTATTTTGGTTTCTTTCAGGTGCTTCTCTATGATGTTATGGAGGCATTTTCCATCATACAATGGCCCCCCTATGCTCTTGAATGCCTTTTTAAACGTAGAGCTGTTTAGAAATCAAAAGCATTTCAATGTTGTTATGCAATAAATAAAGTATAAGCAAGATAGTTTGGTGTTAGAAAATGTGAATTAAAGACTAAGGCTAGAGGGtatatggtgatggtcctccaagggaggatgatccgccacgtaagCGCCACGTTATAGTgctcccaaggatggtccatcccccaaaactagagggtatggaggatGGTCCTATTCATAGTCCTTCCCAccacttttattttttttttatttttttttaatcttctacatTTTTTATTCTATATTTtcatcaaaacatatataattaaaaaaattaaattagtaTCCATAAAGCTGTTACTATTAAAGAATATCAAACAAAAAAAGGACATTAATTAAAAAGAATTATTTATCCATAAAGTAAAGCAAGCACCCAAAACCCATTTACTGCAAATTTTCCACCCATAAATCACACCCTCTCACCACTTTCCCCCACGCTTGCTCCGCCGCCGCATCTCCGCCATGCCACCACCGTCACCTTTCGCACTCCCTCAACTCAAATGTACCAAATCTAACCATTCCTTTCAAGTCACAAAAGAAGCCTTCCATTTTCCAACAAATTCCAAACATTTTCAAAGTTGTACATACTGCATAACCACTTGTACGGTAAGCATCTTCTTCTGCTTGATTTGCTCAAACCCTTTTAGGGTTTCTTCCAAATTTCAACACCCATATGCAAGATTCACTAAatcactcatttttgttttttttttttatttctaacgGCTACTTTTGGAGAGGGGCCCACCTTATTTGCTTCGTCGCCAACGTCGACTATGAGACGGATAGGATGGGGACGGAGGGGGGCGGGATGATGTGGCTGTCGTCGCCGGAGCTCTACGGTATGGGGACGACCCCATACCCTGCAGCCTAACAACTATAAAGAAGCAAAACATATACAAGAATAGATGGAAACCTATTAGCATGCCATTTGGCATTTAATAACACAAAAAGACAAAAGAGATACAAAATCGTTAGTGACAGTTTTTTATTATCGAAAACCAAAACCGAACTTTTACTAACTGTTTGGTTCCGGTCGGTTTGGGCTTTTATAATTAAAGTTTAATCCGAAAGCATGAAATTAAAGGTTTGAGAAAAatacccggatagtccctgtggtttcaccttttttcacctatagtccctatctttctaaaactacttgaatagtccccaaggTTTTCCgttttgttctcggatagtccctgggtctaacttcagttacttttctctgttaaaatgatgtgaaatgacaaaaataccctttcctttaaaaggccaaaccatagggactatccgagcatcttcttcatttttgtttataaaaccccaccaccacaccctcctccaccctccaccgtGCCGCCGCCGGTCTCCGCCGCGCAGAACCACCGTCGTTGACTGGTTTGACTTTGTTTGACCCGAACTCCTCGTTGACGGCTATTGACCGAGCCCGAAACAAAACCCaaaccaccacacttcatcttcaacctccacccaccatcaccctcctccaccctccacttcatcttcaacctccacccaccatcacacGACGGCGGCTCATATAACTTCTCTTTTTTTCAACTTATCATTTATTCTTGCTTAAATTTGGAGTCCTGACTATATATTTACGCAGACTTTTGATCAGATTCAGTGAATGTAGTCAAATCTGCGAATGAACTTACAACCAGCGGATGGACAGATTTCAACAGTTTCTGCTAATGAACAAAGATTCTGTTCAGCAGCGGATGAATCTGTTCAATAGTGAATGAACTTTTTCAAGTGACTGGGCCTGTTTTGGGCAATATTAACAGTGAATAGATTTTGTAATGCAAATGGACAACTTTCTGGGCAAATTAACAGCAAATGGACAATTCTTCGCATGTACAAATTTCTGTGAAAAACATTTCTGCAGTGGATAAACTGAACCAGCTTGTTTCAGCGATCAAACACTTCGAATTCTCCAATGCACTTTTAATTCTACACTGAAACTGCAGCGAATGAACCTGTTATCTGCAGATAAATCTGTTCTCAGCAAATAAGACTGTTCGAAATCAGATTTCCAGGCCGTGATTAATTATTGATCTGTAAACAGTACAACGAATGCAGCAAATGAACTGATTTCTGTTTTGCGCGGATAAACCGGATCGAATCGGAAATCGATTCTGATAGGTTTGAATCCGCTTCGAATAACGGTTACATTCTAGAACAGATCTAGAAACTGTTGACGGAGATTGAAAATCTACATTTGTTAATGGATCCAGACGATTTTCTCCGATTGAAGAACCAGTTAGATGTTAAAACAGAATCGGAATCAGAATCATTTTGTTTCCGATCAAAAGCGTTGATAGAGATCACGAAACGTTCGAAGAATTTAAGGCATAAGGTACCGTACATACTCGGTGTGGAGGTGGATCCGAACGGAGGACCGAGGATTCAGGAGGCGGCGATGAAGCTGTACCGGAGGAAGAACGCCGCCGTGAAGATTCATCGGTTGCAGAGCTTGCAGGCGGTTGAAGCGGCGGTGAAGAAGTTTTATCGATGGCTTCACAAACTGCAACCCAATCAGTTCCCTGAAGTACGactgtggcggtgatggtggagggtggaggagggtgatggtgggtggaggttgaagatgaagggtggaggagggtgatgaagaagatgctcggatagtccctgtggtttggccttttaaaggaaagggtatttttgtcatttcacatcattttaacagagaaaagtaactgatgttagacccagggactatccgagaacaaaacGGAAAAccttggggactattcaagtagttttagaaagatagggactataggtgaaaaaaggtgaaaccacagggactatccgggcatttttctctaaagGTTTATTGTAACGCAATATGGCACCCAAACATTAAAATTTTCCAAACGATTTTGCTTAGATTACAAAATGTGATGAGTTTTTGGATGAGCTCCAATTACAGAATGTGATGAGTTTTAGCATGTTTTCGCTGTACAAATTGTTTATATTTTCGCATTATGCAAACAACGTGCAAAAATATCGAACATAAACAAGAAGATAAGCAAACTGTATTTCAAGAACAGAAAAGAAAACTTACCTATTGAAAAATTGAGATTGGGCTTAGCTCACTGTACTTTaattttatataaatttaattaGGTTAGCataagaagtaaaatatataatatataaataaataataactagtattttaaaaattaaatataAGAATGGTCCGCTCCGGTTTTTATACTTTCGGTTTTTTGTATAAACCACAAACGAAACTGTTCGCTATGGTTTGAAGCTTTTCAAACCGATCTGCCAAAAGTTAAGAAAAAAAAGACCATGAAACTAAACCGTTGACCAGTTTGAATGGTTTCAAACCGAACCAATGATGTTCTTTGAAAGCGGCTGAGAGTTACGGTTTTGTGATGGACAAAACGTGTAGATGTTTGTGTAATATTGTTATTTTCTTGTTTTCTATAGTTAATTTTTTATTTGTGTCTAATTTTATgtttgtttaattttaatttgcagttttataaaatttacaatatactttgtaatatattttatattattttgaatagggttgtaaacaaaccgaacgaacacaaacaagaacttgttcatgttcgttcgttaaggaaataaatgtgttcatgaaTGGTTTATGAACGTTTACCGAataagattttatgttcgtgttcgttcattaagaaaatgagcggaacggttcacgaacacaaataaaacTAGCGAATGCGAGGGATGGCCCAAAGGGTAACACCGGAACTTGAAGCCTAATTATGGAACGAATGTCGATCGTATTCTCATTGATATAAATAATGAGAAAGGAAAGGAGAATGGTGCATCAAAAGGTGGAAattgggtttcctagtttaattcttaggataattaaataaaataaaaggtatagataaaatatatgaaagtacaaaaatctttaattaaaacacaaacaaacgaaaataaacgaacgcaaataaacaaatgttcacgaacaccttagtgaacgttcacgaacaccttattgaacgttcacgaacacaactGAACGAatgagacctctgttcatgttcgttcatttaactaatcgaacgagaGTTCTTGTTCATGtccgttcgttta
Coding sequences:
- the LOC110929016 gene encoding patatin-like protein 2 isoform X1; the protein is MQRTNSIVQPPTNGKLITVLSIDGGGIRGLIPATILEFLEAELQKLDGEDARIADYFDIIAGTSTGGLVTAMLTAPDENRRPLFAAKDIKEFYLQMCPNIFPQDWRSTFKKAFKSIGGPLYDGKCLHNIIEKHLKETKIGDTLTNVVIPTFDIKRLQPIIFSSYEAMEKPHMNAKLSDICMATSAAPTYLPPHHFVTEHNGEMHEFNLIDGGVAANNPTQIAMGVIAKELNRKNPDFPILQPAEYGRYLVISLGTGDCNMGGGYTAEEASKWGLFGWWFNANGSKPLVDIFTQASTDMVDIHLSAVFHNHHVRNNYLRIQEDCLDMTLSPLDKATKENMNSLIEVGNRLLTKTVSKVNLEDGKLIPCRNVTNKEALIEFAKILSHEKRLRDLNSQQRVSNVDPPFCMEKKHYYEAPETISIA
- the LOC110929016 gene encoding patatin-like protein 2 isoform X2, giving the protein MVQKLDGEDARIADYFDIIAGTSTGGLVTAMLTAPDENRRPLFAAKDIKEFYLQMCPNIFPQDWRSTFKKAFKSIGGPLYDGKCLHNIIEKHLKETKIGDTLTNVVIPTFDIKRLQPIIFSSYEAMEKPHMNAKLSDICMATSAAPTYLPPHHFVTEHNGEMHEFNLIDGGVAANNPTQIAMGVIAKELNRKNPDFPILQPAEYGRYLVISLGTGDCNMGGGYTAEEASKWGLFGWWFNANGSKPLVDIFTQASTDMVDIHLSAVFHNHHVRNNYLRIQEDCLDMTLSPLDKATKENMNSLIEVGNRLLTKTVSKVNLEDGKLIPCRNVTNKEALIEFAKILSHEKRLRDLNSQQRVSNVDPPFCMEKKHYYEAPETISIA